From a single Adhaeribacter swui genomic region:
- a CDS encoding 3'-5' exonuclease: MREYLLFIDTEASGLPKNWNAPFSLAGNWPYAVQVSWLIYTRDGQQIKFENHYINEPDFQITPSAFNVHGITHDFLEKQGESRRSILTLLADDLQQYQPLIVGHFMKFDASVLGADYYRIGWKNPLDLLPTFCTMEATTSYVRNPRIKYLRLGDLYYILFKNNLEQQHNALVDVRATADCFFELVKRREIDLSAILQQEIKQKPTPATLEIKPPPRKIKYGIVAFILFLLTLLLYYWL; encoded by the coding sequence GTGAGAGAATACCTGTTGTTTATTGATACCGAAGCTTCCGGACTACCTAAAAATTGGAATGCCCCATTTTCCTTAGCCGGTAACTGGCCGTACGCGGTGCAGGTATCCTGGTTAATTTACACGCGAGATGGGCAGCAAATAAAATTTGAAAATCACTACATCAACGAACCTGATTTCCAGATTACCCCTTCGGCTTTTAACGTGCATGGCATTACCCACGATTTTTTAGAAAAACAAGGCGAAAGCAGAAGATCGATTTTAACCTTATTAGCAGATGATTTACAGCAATATCAGCCACTGATAGTAGGCCATTTTATGAAATTTGATGCTTCGGTTCTGGGGGCGGATTATTACCGGATTGGCTGGAAAAACCCATTGGATCTTCTGCCCACCTTTTGCACCATGGAGGCAACAACTTCCTACGTGCGGAATCCCCGGATAAAATATCTGCGGCTTGGCGATTTATATTATATTCTTTTTAAAAATAATTTAGAACAACAGCATAATGCGCTGGTAGATGTCCGGGCCACCGCCGATTGTTTTTTTGAACTGGTAAAAAGGCGCGAAATTGACCTGTCTGCTATTTTGCAGCAGGAAATAAAACAAAAACCAACGCCGGCCACACTGGAAATAAAACCTCCTCCCCGAAAAATTAAATACGGTATTGTTGCTTTCATTTTGTTTTTGTTAACTCTTTTACTGTATTATTGGCTATGA
- a CDS encoding sodium:solute symporter family transporter gives MSKFATIDYVIFFVYFIVVAGYGYWVYRRNRNVNADSKDYFLAEGTLTWWAIGASLIASNISAEQFIGMSGNGFVVGIAVAAYEWIAAIALIIVAVWFIPVYLKNRIFTMPQFLQNRYNTTVALIMAIFWLFLYVFVNLTSILYLGALAINNLAGGANFHLIVIALAIFAIIITLGGMNVIGYTDVIQVTVLILGGLATTYTALTLVSEKFGLGSDVIAGFNALLRDSPDHFRMIIDKPGPNASQSEINKYLMLPGIAMYFAGIWIVNLNYWGCNQYITQRALGANLETARTGILFAGLLKLMMPIIVMLPGIAAYVLYKNGSLQEEMAPGGTFNADNAYSAILGFLPTGMKGLSLAALTAAIVASLAGKANSISTIFTLDIYKKYINPKSDEKNLIRIGKITIIVAMLFSIFLTWDDLLGIGGEGGFTFIQKYTGFISPGVFAMFLLGMFWKRTTGTAAVAGLLTGFILSVIFNNYAPAWFGNETFLYTAYPNGKGGYEIPFQICMGLAFLFTMIVMIALSLAGPKVNPKAFELDATMFRVSKPTLALIVVTMLLITVLYVRFW, from the coding sequence ATGAGCAAATTCGCTACCATTGATTACGTAATTTTTTTCGTCTACTTTATTGTGGTAGCCGGTTATGGCTACTGGGTTTACCGGCGCAACCGCAACGTTAATGCCGATAGTAAAGATTATTTCCTGGCCGAAGGTACCTTAACCTGGTGGGCCATCGGGGCATCCTTAATTGCTTCTAATATTTCGGCGGAGCAGTTTATTGGTATGAGCGGGAATGGTTTTGTGGTAGGTATTGCCGTGGCTGCTTACGAGTGGATTGCCGCCATTGCTTTAATTATTGTGGCCGTCTGGTTTATTCCGGTATACCTTAAAAACCGGATTTTTACGATGCCGCAATTCCTGCAAAACCGGTACAACACCACCGTAGCTTTAATTATGGCTATTTTCTGGCTGTTCCTGTACGTGTTTGTAAACTTAACTTCAATTTTATACCTGGGCGCACTGGCCATCAATAACCTGGCCGGTGGCGCTAATTTCCATCTAATCGTAATTGCCCTGGCCATTTTTGCCATAATTATTACCCTGGGTGGCATGAACGTGATTGGGTACACCGATGTAATTCAGGTAACGGTGCTGATTCTGGGTGGTTTGGCTACAACGTATACCGCTTTAACGCTGGTAAGCGAAAAGTTTGGCTTAGGCAGCGATGTTATTGCCGGTTTTAACGCCCTCTTGCGCGATTCGCCGGATCATTTCCGAATGATTATCGACAAACCTGGACCGAATGCCTCGCAATCTGAAATTAATAAATACCTGATGCTACCGGGCATTGCTATGTATTTTGCCGGTATCTGGATTGTAAACCTGAACTACTGGGGCTGTAACCAATACATTACCCAACGGGCTTTGGGCGCTAACCTGGAAACTGCCCGTACCGGTATTTTATTCGCAGGTTTATTAAAATTAATGATGCCCATCATTGTAATGTTACCTGGTATTGCCGCTTACGTGTTGTACAAAAACGGTTCTTTGCAGGAAGAAATGGCGCCAGGTGGGACCTTTAACGCCGACAATGCTTACTCCGCTATTCTGGGCTTTTTACCAACCGGTATGAAAGGATTGTCTTTAGCAGCTTTAACTGCTGCCATTGTGGCCTCACTGGCAGGTAAAGCCAACAGCATTTCCACCATCTTTACTTTGGATATTTATAAAAAGTATATCAACCCAAAATCCGATGAGAAAAATTTAATCCGGATTGGTAAGATAACCATAATTGTGGCCATGCTATTCTCTATCTTCCTGACTTGGGACGACTTACTGGGAATTGGCGGCGAAGGTGGTTTTACCTTTATTCAAAAATATACTGGCTTTATCAGTCCGGGGGTATTTGCCATGTTTTTACTGGGTATGTTCTGGAAACGAACCACCGGTACAGCCGCAGTAGCCGGTTTGCTGACGGGCTTTATCTTATCGGTAATCTTTAACAACTACGCCCCAGCCTGGTTCGGCAACGAAACATTCCTGTATACGGCTTACCCGAACGGCAAAGGCGGCTACGAAATTCCATTCCAGATATGTATGGGCTTAGCCTTCCTGTTTACCATGATTGTGATGATTGCGCTAAGTTTAGCCGGCCCCAAAGTAAATCCGAAAGCCTTCGAACTAGACGCCACCATGTTCCGGGTTTCTAAACCTACCCTGGCTTTAATTGTAGTAACTATGTTACTCATCACCGTCCTGTACGTGCGTTTCTGGTAG
- the araA gene encoding L-arabinose isomerase: MINLKELEVWFITGSQHLYGEETLNQVAEHSQQIASALNEAEQIPVKVVFKPTVKTTEEIYRICQEANVAEKCIGVITWMHTFSPAKMWITGLKILQKPLLHLHTQFNRDIPWNSIDMDFMNLNQSAHGDREFGFMVSRMRINRKVVVGHWQDPEVLTQIGGWSRAAAGWYDWQGAKFVRFGDNMRFVAVTEGDKVEAEMQFGFSVNTHGIGDLVKVINEVPETAIEELIQEYEASYTLTESLRKGGEQYSSLYEAAKIEIGLRTFLENGNYKGFSDTFEDLHGMVQLPGIAAQRLMAQGYGFAGEGDWKTAALVRAMKVMGSGLPGGNAFMEDYTYHFDPNNALVLGSHMLEVDESIATGKPSCEVHPLGIGGKADPIRLVFNVAGGPALNASVVDMGNRFRLIVNEVEAVEPQHDLPKLPVARVLWKPYPDMKTGCAAWILAGGAHHTCYSQNLSSEILQDFAEMANIEFVLIDKETKLNQLRNELRWSEVYYQVNKKF, translated from the coding sequence ATGATAAACTTAAAAGAATTGGAAGTCTGGTTTATTACCGGTAGCCAGCATTTATACGGCGAAGAAACATTAAACCAGGTAGCAGAACATTCACAGCAAATAGCTAGTGCTTTAAATGAAGCTGAGCAAATTCCGGTGAAGGTGGTTTTTAAACCTACCGTTAAAACCACCGAAGAAATATACCGGATTTGTCAGGAAGCCAATGTAGCTGAAAAATGTATTGGGGTAATTACCTGGATGCATACTTTTTCGCCGGCTAAAATGTGGATTACCGGCTTAAAAATATTACAAAAACCTTTGCTGCATCTGCACACCCAATTCAACCGCGATATTCCGTGGAACTCTATTGATATGGATTTCATGAACCTGAACCAAAGCGCCCACGGCGACCGCGAGTTTGGTTTTATGGTATCGCGCATGCGCATTAACCGCAAAGTGGTGGTAGGTCACTGGCAAGACCCGGAAGTATTGACCCAAATAGGTGGCTGGAGCCGGGCCGCGGCCGGTTGGTACGATTGGCAAGGCGCTAAATTCGTACGTTTCGGCGATAACATGCGCTTTGTAGCCGTAACCGAAGGCGACAAAGTAGAGGCCGAAATGCAGTTTGGTTTTTCGGTAAATACCCACGGCATCGGCGATTTAGTAAAAGTAATTAACGAAGTACCCGAAACCGCCATTGAAGAGCTTATTCAGGAATACGAGGCAAGTTACACCTTAACTGAATCTTTACGCAAAGGAGGGGAGCAGTATTCCTCGTTGTACGAAGCAGCTAAAATTGAAATCGGGTTACGTACTTTTTTAGAGAACGGTAATTACAAAGGCTTTTCCGATACGTTTGAAGATTTGCACGGCATGGTACAATTGCCAGGTATAGCAGCCCAACGCTTAATGGCTCAAGGATATGGTTTTGCCGGCGAAGGTGACTGGAAAACAGCGGCTTTGGTCCGGGCAATGAAAGTAATGGGCAGCGGTTTACCAGGCGGTAACGCCTTTATGGAAGATTATACCTACCACTTCGACCCAAATAATGCCTTAGTATTAGGTTCGCACATGCTGGAGGTAGATGAATCTATTGCCACAGGCAAGCCTTCCTGCGAAGTACATCCTTTAGGTATTGGAGGTAAAGCTGATCCGATTCGGTTAGTATTTAACGTAGCCGGTGGACCTGCTTTAAATGCCTCGGTAGTGGATATGGGCAACCGTTTCCGGTTAATTGTAAACGAAGTAGAAGCCGTTGAACCGCAGCATGACTTACCAAAATTACCGGTAGCCCGCGTGCTTTGGAAACCGTACCCGGACATGAAAACCGGTTGTGCCGCCTGGATTCTGGCTGGCGGAGCGCACCATACCTGCTACAGTCAAAACTTAAGCTCTGAAATCCTGCAAGATTTTGCCGAAATGGCCAATATCGAATTTGTGCTGATTGACAAAGAAACCAAGCTGAATCAATTACGCAATGAGTTGCGCTGGAGCGAAGTGTATTACCAGGTAAATAAGAAATTTTAA